Proteins found in one Parafrankia irregularis genomic segment:
- a CDS encoding carbon-nitrogen hydrolase family protein, whose protein sequence is MSTTRRPQARGGWARPTRRRVTIAAVAAPFGRDLDECFARIGTHIDAARQRGVDLLVLPEAALGGYLHTLPPSGTDLALDGGPPALDPDGPEIARLVTLAQDMVVCAGYTERDGPYRYNSAVCVHGDGVLGRHRKVHQPLGEGLVFEAGRSFTAFDSPLGRMGMMICYDKAFPEAGRSLALADAAIIACLSAWPISSTQPAQEVGDDRSLHRFNLYDQVRALENQVVWVASNQTGAFGSLRFVGNAKVVHPDGSVLATTGTAEGQAVTTIDVTEALRRARGGMNLLADRRAATYQPPCLLAGDPYDPRRFGAVAR, encoded by the coding sequence GTGAGCACGACGCGGCGCCCGCAGGCGCGCGGCGGGTGGGCGCGGCCCACCCGCCGCCGGGTGACCATCGCCGCGGTCGCCGCGCCGTTCGGCCGTGACCTGGACGAATGCTTCGCGAGAATCGGTACGCACATCGACGCGGCCCGGCAGCGCGGCGTGGATCTCCTCGTCCTGCCCGAGGCCGCACTCGGCGGCTACCTGCACACGTTGCCGCCCAGCGGCACCGATCTGGCGCTGGACGGCGGGCCGCCCGCACTCGATCCGGACGGACCGGAAATCGCCAGGCTCGTCACGCTCGCCCAAGATATGGTGGTCTGCGCCGGCTACACGGAGCGTGACGGTCCTTACCGGTACAACAGTGCGGTGTGTGTCCACGGTGACGGCGTGCTGGGCCGCCACCGCAAGGTGCACCAGCCACTCGGCGAGGGCCTTGTGTTCGAGGCCGGCCGCTCCTTCACCGCCTTCGACAGCCCGCTCGGCCGGATGGGAATGATGATCTGCTACGACAAGGCGTTCCCGGAAGCCGGGCGGAGCCTCGCCCTCGCCGACGCGGCGATCATCGCCTGTCTGTCAGCGTGGCCGATCTCCAGCACCCAGCCGGCCCAGGAGGTCGGTGACGACCGCTCCCTGCACCGGTTCAATCTCTACGACCAGGTTCGCGCGTTGGAGAACCAGGTTGTCTGGGTGGCGTCGAACCAGACCGGCGCTTTCGGGTCGCTGCGGTTCGTGGGCAACGCGAAGGTCGTCCATCCGGACGGCTCGGTGCTGGCCACCACCGGCACGGCCGAAGGCCAGGCTGTCACGACCATCGACGTCACCGAGGCGCTGCGCCGCGCACGCGGCGGGATGAACCTGCTGGCCGACCGGCGTGCCGCGACCTACCAGCCGCCGTGCCTGCTGGCCGGTGACCCGTACGACCCCCGGCGCTTCGGCGCGGTGGCCCGCTGA
- a CDS encoding FAD-dependent oxidoreductase, which produces MPDALIPGAIVIGAGASGLAVALLLARGGWRVDVLDRDPDDRPSDLADVADWHRPGATQTWHSHAFLARGRSLLREHAPEILDGLRAVGVRETRLSEHAPPTLTDVPPEDDELVVLGCRRATLDWVMREVVSREPGVTIRSGARVAGLLTEAHGSGSASGAGSASGAGAPLVVRGVRLANGSSRTADLVVDAAGRLSPVRRWLVDAGAELPPPAEVDCGIAYYSRFYRRRGPEPAVALNRGHTAGASFDRYSCLMFPADRDVFSMTFGVLPEDGDIRVLRHGAAFDAAARAIEMFVPWLDAEQVVPVSPVTAMSHLSNRLRPLVADGRPGVLGLLTVGDAAIITNPAHTRGVTLALLGAVRLAETVRAIRDPADRALALDQSLRTEFAPWFEDSVHQDAARLLRWRPDNPGVRSGGHPSPTNGALPTGYTPWPPRPEWGAGALAAAGAGVTNGEAYLAARRDPWVWDRFTRLQNALLPPSAVLTDSTFVARVRDVLATGWRPDPVPGPSHGELMGVATEALAQEGAGARARGN; this is translated from the coding sequence ATGCCGGACGCACTGATACCAGGCGCCATCGTGATCGGCGCCGGGGCCTCCGGGCTGGCCGTCGCCCTGCTGCTGGCCCGCGGCGGCTGGCGCGTCGACGTCCTCGATCGCGACCCCGACGACCGGCCTTCCGACCTCGCGGACGTGGCGGACTGGCATCGCCCGGGCGCGACACAGACCTGGCACTCGCACGCCTTCCTGGCCCGTGGCCGGTCCCTGCTCCGCGAGCACGCCCCGGAGATCCTCGACGGCCTGCGGGCCGTGGGTGTCCGGGAGACGCGGCTGAGCGAGCATGCCCCGCCGACGCTGACCGACGTCCCACCGGAGGACGACGAGCTCGTCGTGCTCGGGTGCCGCCGCGCCACCCTGGACTGGGTGATGCGGGAGGTGGTCAGCAGGGAGCCCGGTGTCACCATCCGGTCCGGTGCCCGGGTCGCCGGGCTGCTGACCGAAGCGCACGGGTCGGGGTCTGCGTCGGGAGCGGGTTCCGCGTCGGGGGCGGGTGCGCCGCTGGTGGTTCGCGGCGTGCGCCTTGCCAACGGCAGCAGCCGCACCGCCGACCTGGTCGTCGATGCCGCGGGGCGGCTGTCGCCGGTCCGCCGCTGGCTCGTCGACGCGGGAGCGGAGCTGCCACCGCCGGCCGAGGTCGACTGCGGCATCGCCTACTACTCGCGCTTCTACCGGCGGCGCGGCCCCGAGCCCGCCGTGGCGCTCAACCGCGGGCACACCGCCGGCGCGTCCTTCGACCGCTACTCCTGCCTGATGTTCCCCGCCGACCGGGACGTCTTCTCGATGACCTTCGGCGTCCTGCCGGAGGACGGCGACATCCGGGTGCTTCGTCACGGCGCGGCCTTCGACGCGGCGGCCCGGGCCATCGAGATGTTCGTGCCATGGCTTGACGCCGAGCAGGTCGTGCCGGTCTCACCCGTCACCGCGATGTCGCATCTGAGCAACCGGCTACGGCCGCTGGTGGCGGACGGGCGTCCAGGGGTGCTCGGCCTGCTCACGGTCGGCGACGCGGCGATCATCACGAACCCCGCGCACACGCGGGGGGTGACGCTCGCGCTGCTGGGCGCCGTGCGGCTGGCCGAGACGGTCCGGGCGATCCGCGACCCGGCCGACCGGGCGCTCGCCCTCGACCAGTCGCTGCGCACGGAGTTCGCCCCCTGGTTCGAGGACTCCGTCCACCAGGACGCCGCCCGCCTGCTGCGGTGGCGGCCGGACAATCCGGGCGTACGCAGCGGCGGCCACCCGTCGCCCACCAATGGTGCGCTGCCGACTGGATACACCCCGTGGCCACCGCGACCCGAGTGGGGGGCGGGCGCCCTGGCCGCGGCCGGGGCCGGCGTCACCAACGGTGAGGCGTACCTGGCCGCCCGCCGCGACCCCTGGGTGTGGGACCGCTTCACCCGCCTGCAGAACGCGCTGCTGCCGCCGTCCGCCGTGCTGACCGACAGCACGTTCGTCGCTCGGGTCCGCGACGTCCTGGCGACGGGCTGGCGGCCGGATCCCGTACCCGGCCCCAGCCACGGGGAGCTGATGGGAGTCGCGACCGAGGCCCTCGCCCAGGAGGGCGCCGGCGCCCGTGCCCGTGGGAACTGA